One genomic region from Marinobacter szutsaonensis encodes:
- a CDS encoding enoyl-CoA hydratase — translation MTEVSDALVTHYSENGITTLTLNQPERRNSLSVAMLEALSEELERVADDAETRVVVLAARGNVFCAGHDLKEIRDQFDSHDFQLGLFNLCSKVMQQIVNLPKPVIARVAGVATAAGCQLVASCDLAVAADTARFATPGVNIGLFCSTPMVALSRNVSRKHAMEMLLTGELVSAPRAEQMGLVNRVVDEQVLDETVYQMARTIAEKSGHTLKIGKSAFYRQLEMPLAEAYEYTSTVMAENMQANDAQEGICAFLEKRKPEWKDS, via the coding sequence ATGACCGAGGTTAGCGATGCGTTGGTAACGCATTATTCCGAAAACGGTATCACCACGCTCACGCTGAATCAGCCGGAGCGCCGCAACAGCCTGTCCGTGGCCATGCTGGAGGCCCTGTCGGAGGAGCTTGAGCGGGTAGCGGATGATGCGGAGACTCGGGTTGTGGTTCTTGCCGCGCGCGGTAATGTGTTCTGCGCCGGGCACGATCTGAAGGAGATTCGGGATCAGTTCGACAGTCATGACTTCCAGCTTGGCCTGTTCAACCTCTGCAGCAAGGTGATGCAGCAGATTGTGAACCTGCCCAAGCCGGTGATTGCCCGGGTGGCAGGGGTGGCGACGGCAGCCGGGTGCCAGCTGGTGGCGTCCTGTGACCTGGCGGTTGCTGCCGATACCGCGCGCTTTGCCACCCCGGGCGTGAATATCGGGTTGTTCTGTTCCACCCCGATGGTCGCGCTGTCCCGGAATGTCTCCCGCAAACATGCGATGGAGATGCTGCTGACGGGCGAGCTGGTCAGTGCACCGAGGGCGGAGCAGATGGGGCTGGTTAATCGCGTGGTGGACGAGCAGGTTCTGGATGAAACCGTCTATCAGATGGCGCGCACCATTGCGGAGAAGTCCGGCCACACCTTGAAGATCGGTAAGAGTGCTTTCTACCGCCAGTTGGAGATGCCACTGGCGGAGGCCTACGAGTACACCTCAACGGTCATGGCGGAAAATATGCAGGCCAACGACGCCCAGGAAGGCATCTGTGCTTTCCTGGAAAAGCGCAAGCCGGAGTGGAAGGACAGCTAG
- the selD gene encoding selenide, water dikinase SelD codes for MQTPDQPVLRDIVLVGGGHSHVGVLKRFAMNPAPGVRLTLICRDTHTPYSGMLPGYVAGHYSYDDVHIDLSRLAEYAGARFYRDEVIGIDRTNKRILCRNRPNVPYDILSINIGSSPRVSDVEGAEEHAVPVKPINGFNQRWLSLLSRIENHEGPMSVAVVGAGAGGVELTLAMQLRLRNELSQRGKDPDQLHFHLFDAADRILPTHNEKVRSVFERKLSERGVKVHLGSPVSRVESGLLTSESGETLQVDEVLWVTRAGGPAWLEETGLALDEGRFIRVRDTLQSENDDSIFAAGDIANVINHPREKAGVFAVRQGPPLADNLKRLATGKDTRNFYPQKKWLALISTGDKYAVASRGDVEFHGRLVWRWKDWIDRRFMRKFSDLPAMEESTKLPDTAAAQSAEEASQAISAVAMRCGGCGAKVGSTVLSRALNELKPIERDDIIIGLHAPDDAAVLRVPPGKAVVHTVDFFRAFIDDPYVFGKVAANHSLGDVFAMGAEAQSATAVATVPYGIESKVEDVVYQMMSGAVEVLNEAGCALVGGHTGEGKELALGFAVNGLIDPEEVMSKGGLRAGDALILTKPIGTGTLFAAHARLAAKGRWIDSALASMIQSNKLGAECLRRYGSRACTDVTGFGLLGHLVEMTRPSGVDAELDLSAIPVLPGAEETVAAGILSSLQPANIRLRRGIRDQEKWVNHPRYPLIFDPQTAGGLLASVAADQAEACVRELKALGYPHTAIIGRVLPQDESGPIEPISLKD; via the coding sequence ATGCAAACGCCTGACCAGCCTGTTTTACGGGACATTGTCCTGGTTGGCGGCGGGCACAGCCACGTCGGGGTCCTCAAGCGGTTCGCCATGAACCCGGCCCCCGGCGTGCGCCTGACCCTCATCTGCCGCGACACCCACACCCCCTACTCCGGAATGTTGCCTGGCTATGTGGCCGGCCATTACAGCTACGACGACGTCCATATCGACCTGAGCCGGCTTGCGGAATACGCCGGAGCACGGTTCTACCGGGACGAGGTCATCGGTATCGACCGGACCAACAAGCGCATCCTGTGCCGGAATCGGCCAAATGTGCCCTACGACATTCTCTCCATCAACATCGGCTCCTCGCCCAGGGTGAGCGACGTCGAGGGTGCCGAGGAACACGCCGTACCGGTAAAACCCATTAACGGTTTCAACCAGCGCTGGCTGTCGTTGCTGTCCCGCATCGAGAACCACGAGGGCCCGATGTCCGTCGCGGTGGTCGGTGCCGGTGCGGGTGGTGTAGAGCTGACCCTGGCTATGCAGCTCCGACTCAGGAACGAGCTCTCGCAGCGCGGCAAGGATCCGGATCAGCTGCACTTCCATCTGTTCGATGCGGCGGACCGGATTCTACCCACCCACAATGAGAAAGTTCGTTCAGTCTTCGAGCGCAAACTGTCGGAACGGGGTGTGAAGGTGCATCTCGGCTCCCCGGTCTCCCGGGTCGAGTCGGGGCTACTGACTTCGGAATCTGGTGAAACACTGCAGGTGGACGAAGTGCTCTGGGTTACCCGGGCCGGTGGCCCGGCCTGGCTGGAGGAAACCGGCCTGGCACTGGACGAGGGCCGCTTCATCCGGGTACGCGATACCCTGCAAAGCGAAAACGACGACAGCATTTTTGCCGCCGGCGATATCGCTAACGTTATCAATCATCCCCGGGAGAAAGCCGGTGTGTTCGCCGTGCGCCAGGGACCGCCTCTGGCCGACAACCTCAAACGTCTGGCCACCGGCAAAGACACACGCAACTTCTATCCCCAGAAAAAATGGCTGGCGCTGATCAGCACCGGCGACAAGTACGCGGTTGCCTCTCGCGGTGATGTGGAGTTCCACGGCCGCCTGGTCTGGCGCTGGAAAGACTGGATTGATAGGCGGTTCATGCGCAAGTTCAGTGATCTTCCTGCCATGGAAGAGTCCACTAAACTGCCGGATACTGCGGCGGCCCAGAGCGCCGAGGAAGCCTCCCAGGCTATCTCCGCCGTGGCCATGCGGTGTGGTGGTTGCGGCGCGAAGGTGGGCAGTACGGTTCTCTCCCGCGCCCTGAATGAGCTCAAGCCCATCGAGCGCGACGATATCATCATCGGCCTGCATGCTCCGGACGATGCCGCGGTTCTGCGGGTACCGCCGGGCAAGGCGGTAGTGCATACCGTCGACTTCTTCCGGGCGTTTATCGACGATCCCTACGTGTTCGGCAAGGTTGCCGCCAATCACAGCCTGGGCGACGTATTCGCCATGGGGGCGGAAGCCCAGAGTGCAACGGCCGTGGCAACGGTGCCCTACGGCATCGAATCCAAAGTGGAGGATGTTGTCTACCAGATGATGTCCGGTGCCGTAGAAGTGTTGAACGAGGCCGGCTGTGCCCTGGTGGGCGGTCACACCGGTGAAGGCAAGGAACTGGCGCTGGGCTTCGCGGTAAACGGCCTGATCGATCCGGAAGAAGTGATGAGCAAGGGCGGCCTGCGGGCCGGTGATGCGCTGATCCTGACCAAGCCGATCGGCACCGGCACCCTGTTCGCCGCCCACGCCCGGCTTGCCGCCAAGGGGCGCTGGATCGATTCGGCCCTTGCGTCCATGATCCAGTCCAACAAGCTGGGGGCCGAGTGCCTGCGGCGCTATGGCTCCAGGGCCTGCACGGATGTCACCGGTTTTGGCTTGCTGGGCCACCTGGTGGAAATGACCCGCCCCTCTGGCGTGGATGCGGAGCTCGATCTTTCCGCCATTCCGGTATTACCGGGGGCAGAAGAAACCGTTGCCGCAGGTATCCTGAGCTCCTTGCAACCGGCCAACATCCGTTTGCGTAGGGGCATCCGGGATCAGGAGAAATGGGTGAACCATCCCCGCTACCCGCTGATCTTCGATCCCCAGACCGCCGGCGGACTGCTTGCCAGCGTTGCCGCTGATCAGGCCGAGGCCTGCGTACGGGAATTGAAAGCGCTCGGTTATCCCCACACCGCGATCATCGGCCGGGTTCTGCCCCAGGACGAATCCGGACCCATCGAGCCGATCAGTCTCAAGGATTAA
- the senB gene encoding selenoneine biosynthesis selenosugar synthase SenB, whose translation MITPAAPGSRAGNRATAERWQRLLENASHRVDVFTDYQGEPCDLFIALHAWRSRDAVSRFRELWPNIPLIVVLTGTDIYRHQIEFPEPTLATMDAADALIGLHDRVAADIPARFRDRLVTLYQSAIAPPPAPQHSSDHFRVSVIGHLREEKDSLRAARAARLLPDESRVRVIAAGKAHNAEWQQMAEQEAAENPRFQWLGQLDEQGSRELLTGSRVMVISSVMEGGANVVSEACRAGVPVLASDIPGNRGLLGDDYPGYFPVRDEQALADLLLKAETDPEFLQDLESRVARLAARFTPDREQASLEQALALACQRCSERVGAG comes from the coding sequence ATGATTACTCCTGCTGCTCCAGGTTCCCGGGCCGGCAACCGGGCCACGGCGGAACGCTGGCAAAGATTACTTGAAAATGCCAGCCACCGGGTTGATGTCTTCACGGACTATCAGGGTGAACCCTGTGACCTTTTCATTGCGTTGCATGCCTGGCGCAGCCGCGATGCGGTAAGCCGTTTCAGGGAGCTCTGGCCCAATATACCGCTGATCGTGGTACTGACCGGCACCGATATCTACCGCCACCAGATCGAATTTCCCGAGCCTACCCTTGCTACCATGGACGCGGCCGATGCTCTCATTGGCCTGCACGATCGCGTGGCAGCCGATATTCCCGCCCGTTTTCGGGACAGGTTGGTCACCCTCTACCAGTCCGCCATCGCGCCACCTCCAGCGCCGCAGCACTCGAGCGATCATTTCCGGGTCAGCGTTATCGGTCATTTGCGGGAGGAGAAGGATTCCCTTCGGGCAGCCCGGGCCGCCAGGTTGCTGCCTGACGAATCCCGAGTCCGCGTGATCGCAGCAGGCAAGGCTCATAATGCTGAATGGCAACAAATGGCCGAACAGGAAGCCGCCGAAAATCCACGATTCCAGTGGCTCGGGCAACTGGACGAGCAGGGTAGCCGGGAATTGCTAACCGGCAGCCGGGTGATGGTTATCAGTTCGGTGATGGAAGGCGGTGCCAATGTGGTTTCAGAGGCCTGCCGTGCCGGTGTTCCAGTGCTCGCCAGCGACATACCCGGCAACCGGGGCCTTCTGGGCGACGACTATCCGGGCTATTTTCCGGTCCGGGACGAGCAGGCGTTGGCCGATTTGCTTCTCAAGGCCGAAACCGATCCTGAGTTTCTTCAGGACCTGGAATCCCGGGTGGCACGACTTGCTGCCCGTTTTACCCCGGACAGAGAGCAGGCGAGCCTGGAACAGGCGCTGGCCCTTGCCTGCCAACGCTGTTCCGAACGAGTGGGTGCCGGTTAA
- a CDS encoding DUF192 domain-containing protein, translating to MAAFRWASLVLAFALVTGCGVSATPAQTDLPVTNACFVTESDSVPVVLEVASTSEQRQVGLMGRTELPASHGMFFQYEDRREPRNGFWMYRTLLPLDIAFLDQEGIIRNIRAMVPCSASQGRSCPIYPAGVPYWSAVEMNAGFYLANGIEVGDRLVLASEDCPEAD from the coding sequence ATGGCCGCTTTTCGATGGGCCAGCCTTGTGCTGGCGTTTGCCCTGGTTACCGGGTGCGGAGTAAGCGCCACCCCGGCCCAGACGGATCTGCCCGTAACCAATGCGTGCTTCGTGACCGAATCCGACTCTGTTCCGGTGGTGCTGGAAGTGGCCAGCACGTCGGAACAGCGACAGGTCGGGCTTATGGGAAGAACAGAACTGCCGGCAAGCCACGGCATGTTCTTCCAGTATGAGGACCGAAGGGAGCCAAGGAACGGTTTCTGGATGTACCGCACCCTGCTTCCCCTGGATATCGCTTTTCTGGACCAGGAAGGGATCATCCGCAATATCCGCGCCATGGTGCCCTGCTCCGCCTCACAAGGCAGAAGCTGCCCCATCTACCCGGCAGGGGTGCCTTACTGGTCCGCCGTGGAGATGAACGCCGGTTTCTATCTCGCCAACGGCATCGAGGTAGGCGACCGATTGGTTCTGGCTAGTGAGGACTGCCCGGAGGCCGACTAG
- a CDS encoding ABC transporter ATP-binding protein translates to MQPDISVRHLNKTYGDGFQALKDINLEIERGEIFALLGPNGAGKTTLISIICGIVNLTSGEVKAAGYDIVKDYRKARETIGLVPQELNTDSFETVWDAVSFSRGLFGKAPNPDHIEKTLKALSLWDKRNNRIMSLSGGMKRRVMIAKALSHEPQILFLDEPTAGVDVELRRDMWEMVRKLRESGVTIILTTHYIEEAEEMADRIGVIRQGEIILVEDKAQLMTKLGKKELRLQLQHKLDQVPGELTLEPVELANDGWELIFTFDSQQEQAGVARLLRTLGDLGIEYRDLQTRESSLEEIFVGLVHE, encoded by the coding sequence GTGCAACCGGATATTTCCGTCAGGCACCTGAACAAAACCTATGGTGATGGCTTCCAGGCGTTGAAAGACATCAACCTGGAGATCGAACGCGGCGAGATCTTCGCCCTGCTTGGCCCGAACGGCGCCGGCAAGACCACCCTGATCAGCATCATCTGCGGCATCGTCAACCTGACCAGCGGTGAGGTAAAGGCCGCCGGCTATGACATCGTCAAGGATTACCGCAAAGCCCGGGAAACCATCGGCCTCGTGCCCCAGGAGCTGAATACCGACTCCTTTGAGACCGTCTGGGATGCGGTTTCCTTCAGCCGCGGGCTGTTCGGCAAGGCACCGAACCCGGACCACATCGAGAAGACCCTCAAGGCCCTGTCACTCTGGGATAAGCGCAACAACCGGATCATGTCCCTCTCCGGCGGCATGAAGCGGCGCGTGATGATCGCCAAGGCACTGTCCCACGAACCCCAGATCCTGTTCCTGGATGAGCCGACCGCTGGCGTGGACGTGGAACTGCGGCGGGATATGTGGGAGATGGTACGCAAGCTGCGGGAGAGCGGCGTCACCATCATCCTCACCACCCACTACATCGAAGAAGCCGAGGAAATGGCGGACCGAATCGGGGTGATCCGGCAGGGAGAAATCATCCTGGTGGAAGACAAGGCCCAGCTGATGACCAAGCTCGGCAAAAAGGAGCTCCGCCTACAGCTCCAGCACAAGCTCGATCAGGTGCCCGGGGAACTGACCCTGGAACCGGTGGAACTGGCCAACGACGGCTGGGAACTGATCTTCACCTTCGATTCCCAGCAGGAGCAGGCCGGCGTGGCGCGGCTGTTGCGCACCCTGGGCGACCTCGGCATCGAATACCGGGACCTGCAAACCCGGGAAAGCTCCCTGGAAGAGATTTTTGTCGGGCTCGTTCACGAGTAG
- a CDS encoding ABC transporter permease, with protein sequence MLSYPTVRASLIFVAVAVVGLLFADIAITASNPWRDLGNFFLGVVTPNFFSSEGLLTALLRTVAFAFVGVALGSFFGFMLALVYRLLPVRIFCAFIRAIHELFWALIFLQFFGFHPLTGVLAIAIPYSGIFAKVYSEILEEADPEPRRLLPPGTGMIAAFLYARIPDVWDQMRTYTAYRLECGLRSSAILGFVGLPTLGFYLESSFSQGLYSDAGAMLILFYVLIATIPLWVRPKLLPIYILAAPFFLGEGLPIVWGNVERFFTEDIIPAPLRSGEGMAGMVPWLSDLMVNEALPGIWNTVLLTQIALVATGILTLLAFPLISNHFGGPVRRTSGHVFLVIARSTPEYILAYILLQLWGPSMLPAVVALALHNGGIIGHLIGRQTNTLRLRPDAPTGFNRYTWELVPRVYRSFLAFLFYRWEIIMRETAILGILGIYTLGFYVDSAIQNIRFDRAMVLILITALLNIGVDALGRYIRRKLALQTMPTC encoded by the coding sequence ATGCTTTCCTATCCCACGGTCAGAGCCAGCCTGATTTTTGTTGCCGTCGCGGTCGTAGGGCTGTTGTTTGCGGATATTGCCATCACCGCCTCCAATCCCTGGCGCGACCTGGGTAACTTCTTCCTGGGCGTAGTCACGCCCAATTTCTTCAGTTCCGAGGGGCTGTTGACGGCCCTGTTGCGCACGGTGGCCTTTGCCTTCGTGGGCGTGGCGCTGGGCAGTTTCTTTGGCTTCATGCTGGCACTGGTGTATCGGCTGCTCCCGGTACGAATCTTCTGCGCGTTTATCAGGGCGATCCATGAGCTGTTCTGGGCGCTGATCTTCCTGCAGTTCTTCGGCTTTCACCCGCTGACCGGGGTGCTCGCCATTGCCATTCCCTATTCGGGGATCTTTGCCAAGGTCTACTCGGAGATTCTGGAAGAAGCCGACCCCGAGCCACGGCGCCTGTTGCCGCCGGGTACTGGCATGATTGCAGCGTTCCTGTATGCCCGCATCCCGGATGTCTGGGATCAGATGCGCACCTACACCGCCTATCGTCTGGAATGCGGCCTGCGCTCCAGTGCCATTCTCGGTTTCGTGGGCCTGCCCACGCTTGGTTTCTACCTTGAGTCTTCATTCTCCCAGGGTCTCTACTCTGATGCCGGGGCCATGCTGATCCTGTTTTACGTGCTGATCGCCACCATTCCCCTGTGGGTGCGCCCGAAACTGCTGCCAATCTACATCCTGGCGGCTCCGTTCTTCCTCGGCGAAGGCCTACCCATTGTCTGGGGCAATGTGGAACGTTTCTTCACCGAGGACATCATTCCCGCGCCCCTACGCAGTGGTGAAGGTATGGCCGGAATGGTGCCCTGGCTCAGTGACCTGATGGTGAACGAGGCGCTACCCGGGATCTGGAACACGGTATTGCTGACACAGATCGCCCTGGTTGCCACTGGCATCCTGACCTTGCTCGCGTTCCCGTTGATCTCCAATCATTTCGGCGGCCCGGTGCGCCGCACCAGTGGCCACGTTTTCCTGGTCATCGCCCGCTCGACTCCGGAGTACATCCTGGCCTATATCCTGTTGCAGCTCTGGGGCCCCTCCATGCTGCCCGCCGTGGTTGCCCTGGCCCTCCATAATGGCGGCATCATCGGGCACCTGATCGGCCGTCAGACCAACACCCTGCGGCTGCGGCCCGATGCACCCACCGGTTTCAACCGCTACACCTGGGAGCTGGTCCCGCGGGTGTACCGGTCGTTCCTGGCCTTCCTGTTCTACCGTTGGGAAATTATCATGCGGGAAACCGCCATTCTGGGCATTTTGGGTATCTACACCCTCGGCTTCTACGTGGATAGTGCCATCCAGAACATCCGGTTCGATCGTGCCATGGTGCTCATCCTCATTACGGCGCTGCTCAACATCGGCGTCGACGCCCTGGGGCGGTATATCCGGCGCAAGCTCGCCCTGCAAACCATGCCCACCTGCTGA
- a CDS encoding ATP-binding cassette domain-containing protein has protein sequence MSGFDLSGLKASFGGERVLGPLSLRVREGEKVALVGKSGAGKSTLIRLIHEQVGRNSSLVPQDLGLVNALPVFHNVFMGQLDKHSTWYNTLTLIRPFAADRAAVKNLLNDLGMAEKLWIPTASLSGGQRQRVAIARAIYRNESLLLADEPVSALDGPRAHQVMALLRDRFATSVIALHDVELALQYCNRIVGIQDGLVELDEPSDRLAPSDIMSLY, from the coding sequence ATGTCCGGATTTGATCTCTCGGGCCTCAAGGCCTCATTCGGGGGAGAGCGCGTCCTCGGGCCGCTCTCCCTTCGTGTCCGGGAAGGCGAGAAGGTTGCCCTCGTTGGAAAAAGCGGCGCGGGCAAATCCACGCTGATCCGCCTGATCCACGAGCAGGTGGGCCGCAATTCTTCACTGGTTCCCCAGGATCTCGGTCTGGTCAACGCCCTGCCCGTTTTCCATAACGTATTCATGGGGCAACTGGACAAGCATTCCACCTGGTACAACACCCTGACCCTGATCCGGCCCTTTGCCGCCGACCGGGCTGCGGTGAAGAACCTGCTGAACGACCTGGGCATGGCCGAGAAACTTTGGATTCCCACTGCTTCCCTGTCCGGCGGCCAGCGCCAACGGGTTGCCATCGCCCGGGCGATCTACCGGAATGAAAGCCTGTTGCTGGCGGATGAGCCGGTCTCGGCACTGGACGGTCCAAGGGCCCATCAGGTGATGGCATTGCTTCGGGACCGGTTTGCCACCAGCGTCATTGCCCTGCACGATGTGGAACTGGCACTGCAGTACTGCAACCGGATTGTCGGCATTCAGGACGGTCTGGTGGAGCTGGACGAACCCAGCGACCGCCTGGCGCCCTCCGACATCATGTCCCTGTACTGA
- a CDS encoding helix-hairpin-helix domain-containing protein, whose product MAKKAKPSVDKIVKKVNKEFEKTSSQIEGLVNDALKQFDSLQTQIEEPVRKLLKEVNELREREMKRFNEEFERRLAEFHELQSSILERLGVAAKEAGSDVKQLTDEVNKEAQAAAKKAAPKKTASKKSTTKAKATTAAKKAPAKSSAKKAAKPADKSDLTLVKGIGPATAKKMKDAGITSIDQIANPSAADSEKLKAFKSIKGFDQLTAEAKKVI is encoded by the coding sequence ATGGCGAAGAAAGCCAAACCGAGCGTCGACAAGATCGTAAAGAAGGTCAACAAGGAATTCGAGAAAACCTCGTCCCAGATTGAAGGGCTCGTCAACGATGCCCTGAAGCAGTTCGACAGCCTGCAGACCCAGATCGAAGAGCCGGTGCGCAAACTGCTCAAGGAAGTGAACGAGCTCCGGGAACGGGAAATGAAACGCTTCAACGAGGAATTCGAGCGCCGTCTGGCCGAATTCCACGAACTTCAGAGCAGCATTCTCGAGCGCCTGGGCGTGGCAGCCAAAGAAGCCGGCTCTGACGTCAAGCAGCTGACTGACGAAGTCAACAAGGAAGCCCAGGCCGCCGCCAAAAAGGCCGCGCCCAAGAAGACGGCTTCGAAGAAGAGTACTACGAAGGCGAAGGCCACGACTGCTGCGAAAAAGGCACCGGCCAAGTCTTCGGCCAAAAAGGCTGCCAAGCCCGCGGACAAGAGCGACCTGACCCTGGTCAAGGGTATCGGCCCTGCAACGGCGAAGAAGATGAAGGATGCGGGCATCACCTCCATCGATCAGATCGCCAACCCGTCTGCGGCTGACAGCGAAAAACTGAAAGCCTTCAAAAGCATCAAGGGATTTGACCAACTGACCGCCGAAGCCAAGAAAGTTATCTGA
- a CDS encoding ABC transporter permease, which translates to MNLYGIRAIYKFEMARMKRTVMQSVLSPVISTCLYFVVFGSAIGSRMGDIDNISYGAYIIPGLVMLSLLMQSISNASFGIYMPKFSGTIYEVLSAPVSYVEVVIGYVGAAATKSVILGLIILATAKLFVDYTVLHPFWMLSFLVLTSITFSLFGFIIGIWADGFEKLQIVPMMIVTPLVFLGGTFYSIDMLPEIWQTISLFNPVVYLISGFRWAFYGVSDVHVGISVGMTMVFLALCMTAVWWIFKTGYRLRS; encoded by the coding sequence ATGAACCTCTACGGTATCCGCGCAATCTACAAGTTCGAAATGGCCCGGATGAAGCGCACGGTGATGCAGAGCGTACTGTCACCGGTGATTTCCACCTGCCTGTACTTCGTGGTGTTCGGCTCGGCCATCGGCTCACGCATGGGTGATATCGATAACATCAGTTATGGCGCCTACATCATTCCGGGCCTGGTGATGCTGTCGCTGCTGATGCAGAGTATTTCCAACGCGTCTTTCGGCATCTACATGCCCAAATTCTCGGGCACCATCTACGAGGTGCTCTCGGCGCCGGTCTCCTACGTGGAGGTGGTCATCGGTTATGTCGGTGCGGCCGCAACCAAGTCGGTGATCCTTGGCCTTATCATCCTGGCCACCGCCAAACTGTTCGTGGACTACACCGTGCTGCATCCTTTCTGGATGCTGTCGTTCCTGGTGCTCACCTCAATAACCTTCAGCCTGTTCGGTTTCATCATCGGCATCTGGGCAGACGGCTTCGAGAAACTACAGATCGTGCCCATGATGATCGTCACGCCCCTGGTCTTCCTCGGCGGCACCTTCTACTCCATCGACATGCTGCCGGAGATCTGGCAGACCATCAGCCTGTTCAACCCGGTGGTGTACCTGATCAGCGGATTCCGGTGGGCGTTCTACGGGGTGTCTGATGTGCATGTGGGCATCAGCGTGGGCATGACCATGGTGTTCCTGGCCCTGTGCATGACCGCCGTCTGGTGGATCTTCAAGACCGGCTACCGGCTGCGCTCCTGA
- a CDS encoding putative selenate ABC transporter substrate-binding protein, translated as MALKLIRKFVASSLLFVTAASASAQTFVFTAIPDEDETKLVERFRGVADYLSEQLDVDVRYIPVKSYAAAVSAFRNNQVQLAWFGGLSGVQARRLVPGSEAIAQGVEDEAFQTYFIANTSTGIDAVEELAELEDQLRGKTFTFGSKGSTSGRLMPEFHIRETFNQAPEDFFGRVGFSGNHTRTLRLVEAGTYEVGALNFQVWEKELENGNIDTNAVQVIWETPAYPDYQWTIRGDVNERFGDGFKARVKEALLALDDQELLESFPRSGFIPASNEDYEPIRKTAEEIGILD; from the coding sequence ATGGCTTTGAAACTTATACGGAAATTTGTGGCTTCCAGCCTTCTCTTCGTAACTGCCGCTTCTGCAAGTGCACAAACGTTTGTGTTCACGGCAATCCCCGATGAAGACGAGACCAAGTTGGTAGAGCGCTTTCGTGGCGTGGCCGACTACCTCTCCGAGCAACTTGACGTGGATGTCCGCTACATCCCGGTAAAATCCTACGCAGCGGCGGTCTCCGCCTTCCGTAACAATCAGGTTCAACTGGCCTGGTTCGGTGGTTTGTCCGGCGTTCAGGCCCGTCGTCTGGTCCCCGGTTCCGAAGCCATTGCCCAGGGCGTGGAAGACGAAGCCTTCCAGACCTATTTCATTGCCAACACCAGCACCGGCATTGACGCGGTTGAGGAATTGGCCGAGCTGGAAGACCAGCTACGGGGCAAGACCTTCACCTTTGGTTCCAAAGGCTCTACCTCAGGGCGTCTCATGCCTGAATTCCATATCCGCGAGACCTTCAACCAGGCTCCGGAAGATTTCTTCGGACGGGTAGGCTTCAGCGGCAACCACACCCGTACCCTGCGCTTGGTCGAGGCCGGCACCTATGAAGTCGGCGCACTCAACTTCCAGGTCTGGGAAAAGGAACTGGAGAACGGCAACATCGATACCAACGCCGTCCAGGTGATCTGGGAAACCCCGGCCTATCCGGACTACCAGTGGACCATCCGTGGCGACGTGAATGAGCGCTTTGGCGATGGCTTCAAGGCCCGGGTGAAGGAAGCCCTGCTGGCTCTGGATGATCAGGAACTCCTGGAGAGTTTCCCCCGTTCCGGCTTCATCCCTGCCTCCAACGAGGACTATGAGCCCATCCGCAAGACTGCCGAAGAGATTGGAATCCTTGATTGA
- a CDS encoding nucleoside 2-deoxyribosyltransferase codes for MTQPKRVYLAGPEVFFPATKHHTIVTEKKRILRELGREGVDPLDTKLEFGDTESPQQRGFRIYRANRELMDSCDAVIANLTPFRGISADPGTVFEVGYMIGQGKQAMGYSLNPLTYRHRAGNRTHDDLGHAIEDFGLADNLMIEFGIVESGGQLFVAEHRSELEFFEAELFEKCARALGN; via the coding sequence ATGACCCAACCCAAACGCGTCTACCTGGCCGGCCCGGAGGTTTTCTTCCCGGCAACCAAACACCACACCATCGTGACCGAGAAAAAACGCATCCTCCGGGAGCTGGGCCGGGAAGGCGTGGATCCCCTGGATACGAAGCTGGAATTCGGCGATACCGAATCCCCGCAACAACGCGGCTTCCGGATCTACCGCGCCAACCGGGAGCTGATGGACAGCTGCGATGCCGTTATTGCCAATCTAACGCCTTTTCGCGGCATCAGCGCCGACCCCGGCACCGTGTTCGAAGTGGGATACATGATCGGCCAGGGCAAACAGGCGATGGGCTACAGCCTCAACCCCCTCACCTACCGCCACCGAGCCGGAAACCGAACCCATGACGATCTGGGCCATGCCATCGAGGATTTTGGCCTGGCGGATAACCTGATGATCGAGTTCGGAATCGTCGAATCCGGTGGCCAGCTCTTTGTGGCCGAGCACCGGTCGGAGTTGGAGTTCTTTGAAGCGGAGCTGTTCGAGAAGTGTGCGCGGGCCCTTGGAAACTAA